Proteins from a genomic interval of Papaver somniferum cultivar HN1 chromosome 4, ASM357369v1, whole genome shotgun sequence:
- the LOC113273071 gene encoding uncharacterized protein LOC113273071 encodes MGDQSDPSHAKPLMYADKLVGKKTLPTTSYDLSLLPNPTVKEGKPAVIIPEDFYQEGCEIWKFSLTRRLDFTDIIFSIAKKTLESQWQLGDGRVQFIPMVRGFFIIKLKSQEDKDKLFDAESWIVEHQKLSLLEWYPSFDPQRQKTSHASAWVKFPGLPMEFWLEKTLLSMEKYLGTPIVVDKCTLAHEYGYYASVLIDINFAELDTDGIHVTVGGLDFWQLIDIYKKPKFCTHCKIIGHNDGECRKKQNSVSKQQRNVRQQNNQQLNIVVKNVSGVSKWHPKKNGINSTIKHGNSHGSVGDNKKEAGRKKKGNKFLIIPFVPEIYVEQDDVHGHHWGAFSQLNVEDYTLENDVQHNGTQQFEFSSENLELLAHLKAQVEQGVELSAEEHFVLELGKNKEEDLANLKKIREDLERTTRRPTNSGVLSPNKFFVLQEEVILSESKEVTGLQTHLDSVREVENFTDSVCSESNLGLQVAQPKESSASSDLGLNSKSMNIRLTSEENEVLCTITKFDVQ; translated from the exons ATGGGAGATCAATCTGATCCGTCCCATGCAAAACCTCTTATGTATGCTGATAAACTTGTTGGGAAGAAAACGCTACCAACAACCTCTTATGACCTAAGTTTGCTTCCAAACCCTACTGTTAAAGAGGGTAAGCCAGCGGTGATAATTCCTGAAGATTTTTATCAAGAGGGTTGTGAAATCTGGAAGTTTAGCCTCACTCGGAGACTAGATTTTACAGATATTATTTTCAGTATTGCGAAGAAAACCTTGGAATCTCAATGGCAGCTTGGTGATGGGCGTGTCCAGTTCATTCCTATGGTTCGTGGCTTTTTTATTATCAAATTGAAATCGCAGGAAGATAAGGATAAGTTGTTTGATGCTGAATCTTGGATTGTTGAACATCAAAAGCTTAGTCTTTTGGAATGGTACCCTAGTTTTGATCCTCAAAGACAAAAAACATCCCATGCTTCCGCGTGGGTTAAGTTTCCAGGCttgccaatggagttttggtTGGAGAAGACGCTGTTATCTATGGAAAAATATTTGGGGACTCCTATTGTGGTGGATAAGTGTACTTTAGCGCATGAATATGGGTATTATGCTTCAGTTCTTATTGATATCAATTTTGCTGAGCTAGATACTGATGGCATTCATGTCACAGTCGGAGGTTTGGATTTTTGGCAGCTAATTGATATTTATAAGAAACCAAAATTCTGTACTCATTGTAAAATCATTGGGCATAATGATGGAGAATGCAGAAAGAAGCAAAATAGCGTGAGCAAACAGCAAAGGAATGTTCGGCAGCAAAACAATCAACAGTTGAACATTGTTGTAAAGAATGTGAGTGGTGTTTCTAAATGGCATCCAAAGAAGAATGGTATTAACAGTACTATAAAACATGGGAATTCTCATGGTTCAGTTGGGGATAACAAGAAG GAAGCTGGGCGTAAGAAAAAAGGAAATAAATTCCTAATCATTCCTTTTGTTCCTGAAATTTATGTGGAGCAAGATGATGTGCATGGTCATCATTGGGGTGCGTTTTCTCAGTTAAATGTTGAAGACTATACACTAGAAAATGACGTTCAGCACAATGGTACACAACAGTTTGAATTCAGTTCGGAAAACCTTGAACTTCTTGCTCATCTCAAAGCTCAAGTGGAACAAGGTGTTGAATTAAGTGCTGAAGAGCATTTTGTTTTGGAGCTtggaaaaaataaagaagaagatttagctAATTTAAAGAAGATACGTGAGGATTTGGAAAGAACTACACGTAGACCAACCAATTCAGGAGTTTTATCTCCGAATAAATTCTTTGTTTTACAAGAAGAGGTAATTTTATCTGAATCCAAGGAAGTCACGGGATTACAAACACACTTGGATTCAGTACGTGAAGTTGAAAACTTCACGGATTCTGTTTGCTCGGAATCAAATTTGGGTTTGCAAGTAGCACAGCCCAAGGAAAGTTCCGCCAGCTCTGACTTGGGCTTGAATTCAAAATCCATGAATATTCGGTTAACAAGTGAGGAAAATGAGGTTCTTTGCACTATTACAAAATTTGATGTTCAATAA